Proteins found in one Thalassomonas actiniarum genomic segment:
- a CDS encoding electron transfer flavoprotein subunit alpha/FixB family protein, with protein MNILVFAEHDNQTLKAETLKTVAAAQAMGGDIHLLVAGSNCQGVAEEAAKVNGVAKVLVADNAAYEHQLAENVSLLVTELAADYDHIVATALTTGKNFMPRVAALLDVTQISDIIAVESADTFVRPIYAGNAIATVQSLDSKKVITVRATGFDAVATDGNAEIVALDKATDAGTSSHVSDELTVSERPDLGAASVVISGGRGMQNGDNFKLLEGIADKLGAAIGASRAAVDAGFVPNDMQVGQTGKIVAPDLYIAVGISGAIQHLAGMKDSKVIVAINKDPEAPIFQVADYGLVADLFETLPELEGKL; from the coding sequence ATGAATATTTTAGTATTTGCCGAACACGACAATCAAACATTAAAAGCCGAGACCCTGAAAACGGTTGCCGCCGCTCAAGCCATGGGTGGCGATATCCACCTGTTAGTTGCCGGTAGCAACTGTCAGGGCGTTGCTGAAGAAGCCGCCAAGGTGAACGGTGTTGCTAAAGTATTAGTGGCCGACAACGCCGCTTACGAGCACCAACTGGCAGAAAATGTCAGCTTACTGGTAACAGAATTAGCTGCCGATTATGACCATATCGTTGCCACTGCGCTAACCACAGGCAAAAACTTTATGCCACGTGTTGCCGCGCTGTTAGATGTTACGCAAATCTCAGACATCATCGCCGTAGAGAGCGCCGATACTTTTGTACGCCCTATTTATGCCGGTAACGCAATTGCCACGGTACAAAGCCTGGACAGCAAAAAAGTGATTACAGTACGTGCCACAGGTTTTGACGCGGTAGCAACCGACGGCAATGCCGAAATCGTTGCTTTAGATAAGGCAACCGACGCCGGTACTTCAAGTCATGTCAGCGATGAACTAACCGTTTCCGAGCGCCCTGACTTAGGTGCTGCCAGTGTGGTTATTTCTGGTGGACGTGGTATGCAAAACGGCGACAACTTCAAGTTACTTGAAGGTATTGCCGACAAGCTGGGCGCTGCTATCGGTGCATCACGTGCTGCGGTTGACGCCGGTTTCGTACCAAACGATATGCAGGTTGGTCAAACGGGTAAAATCGTTGCCCCTGACCTTTACATCGCCGTGGGTATCAGTGGTGCCATCCAGCATTTAGCCGGGATGAAAGACTCTAAAGTTATCGTTGCCATCAACAAAGACCCTGAAGCGCCTATCTTCCAGGTAGCCGACTACGGTTTAGTAGCTGATTTATTCGAAACTTTGCCTGAGCTGGAAGGTAAACTGTAA
- a CDS encoding AraC family transcriptional regulator — MTIKGVKAQGGDDFLQQLSVSQVIEMFDLMPDMLFWLKDAEGRIRYANQYFLEHQGVDSLSQAIGCSDYDFSPPHIARQFVVDDQKVMQGEVVTNRLEMNSESTGDISWFITSKRPLYNDKGQVIGSYGISRHLEKTTVAISSMEALKVPVDYIRKHYMYPVTLKELARASHLSVSALERRFKKYLKKTPKQFMNEVRLENARRLLVETALPIATVASESGFSDPSYFSRQFYRLFTQLPSEFRKSHCRKSP; from the coding sequence ATGACAATTAAAGGTGTTAAAGCACAGGGCGGGGATGACTTTCTCCAACAGTTATCGGTTAGCCAAGTTATAGAAATGTTTGATCTAATGCCGGATATGTTATTTTGGCTAAAAGATGCTGAGGGCCGTATTCGCTACGCCAATCAGTATTTTCTTGAACACCAGGGGGTGGATAGCTTATCCCAGGCAATCGGCTGCAGCGATTATGACTTTTCACCTCCCCATATCGCCCGGCAGTTTGTGGTGGATGATCAAAAAGTGATGCAGGGAGAAGTCGTGACCAACCGCCTGGAAATGAACAGTGAAAGCACCGGGGACATCTCCTGGTTTATCACCTCCAAGCGTCCGCTTTATAATGACAAGGGTCAGGTGATCGGCTCTTATGGCATTTCTCGCCATCTGGAAAAAACGACAGTTGCTATTTCTTCCATGGAAGCGTTAAAGGTGCCGGTAGATTATATCCGCAAACATTATATGTACCCGGTAACTCTTAAGGAGTTGGCCCGGGCAAGCCATTTATCTGTCAGTGCGCTGGAAAGGCGCTTTAAGAAATACCTGAAAAAGACCCCAAAACAATTTATGAATGAAGTACGTCTGGAAAATGCCCGGCGTTTACTGGTGGAAACAGCATTACCTATCGCCACAGTTGCCAGTGAAAGTGGTTTTAGTGATCCCAGTTATTTCAGCCGGCAGTTTTACCGGCTGTTTACTCAGTTGCCTTCCGAATTTAGAAAAAGTCACTGCCGGAAAAGTCCATGA
- a CDS encoding electron transfer flavoprotein subunit beta/FixA family protein, whose product MKVLVPIKRVIDYNVKVRVKSDNSNVDLANVKMAINPFCEIAVEEAVRLKEAGVATEILAVTIGDKSSQEQLRTALALGADRAIQIETDQQLDSLNVAKLLQKVVEEEAPQLVILGKQAIDSDNNQTGQMLAALTNMPQGTFASEVKVDGDKVKVTREIDGGLQTVALNLPAIVTTDLRLNEPRYASLPNIMKAKRKPLDVKPAADFGIDLSPRTSLLKVTPPAERQAGIVVESVDELVEKLKNEAKVIS is encoded by the coding sequence ATGAAAGTATTAGTACCGATCAAACGTGTCATTGACTATAACGTCAAGGTTCGCGTTAAATCAGACAATTCAAATGTTGATCTCGCTAATGTAAAAATGGCGATCAACCCGTTTTGTGAAATTGCCGTAGAAGAAGCCGTTCGCTTAAAAGAAGCCGGTGTAGCGACAGAGATCCTGGCCGTCACTATCGGTGACAAGTCCAGCCAGGAGCAGCTGCGTACCGCATTAGCCCTGGGCGCCGACCGCGCGATTCAAATCGAAACCGACCAGCAACTTGATTCGTTAAATGTTGCCAAACTGCTGCAGAAAGTGGTTGAAGAAGAAGCGCCGCAGCTGGTGATCTTAGGTAAGCAAGCTATCGACAGCGATAACAACCAAACCGGTCAAATGCTGGCGGCATTAACCAACATGCCTCAAGGTACTTTTGCCTCTGAAGTGAAAGTTGACGGCGATAAAGTCAAGGTGACCCGTGAAATCGACGGCGGCCTGCAAACCGTAGCCCTTAACCTGCCGGCTATCGTCACCACCGACCTGCGCTTAAACGAACCTCGTTACGCTTCACTGCCTAACATCATGAAAGCCAAACGTAAGCCGCTGGATGTAAAACCTGCCGCCGACTTTGGTATCGATTTAAGCCCGCGCACCAGCTTACTGAAAGTAACGCCTCCGGCCGAGCGCCAGGCGGGTATCGTGGTTGAAAGCGTAGATGAGTTAGTTGAAAAGTTAAAAAATGAAGCCAAGGTGATCTCATGA
- a CDS encoding translation initiation factor encodes MNNDNSTLVYSTDSGRIKEQKPSKAVTPSDGTAKVRRETKGRKGKGVVTVTGLGLDEKGLKDLASKIKKTCGCGGSVVGDVIEVQGDKRDAIKQVLEKNGYKVKFIGG; translated from the coding sequence ATGAACAACGACAACTCAACACTGGTTTATTCCACCGACTCAGGTCGCATCAAAGAGCAAAAGCCAAGCAAAGCAGTCACCCCATCAGACGGCACCGCAAAAGTACGCCGTGAAACCAAAGGCCGTAAAGGCAAAGGCGTAGTTACCGTCACCGGATTGGGGCTGGATGAAAAGGGCTTAAAAGACCTTGCCAGCAAAATCAAAAAAACCTGCGGCTGCGGCGGCAGTGTGGTTGGTGATGTGATCGAAGTCCAGGGGGACAAACGCGATGCCATCAAGCAGGTGTTGGAAAAAAACGGCTATAAAGTTAAATTTATTGGTGGTTAG
- a CDS encoding electron transfer flavoprotein-ubiquinone oxidoreductase: MERESMEFDVVIVGAGPSGLATACRLAQMAQEKEQELMICVVEKGSEVGAHILSGAVFEPRAMDELFPDWKEKGAPLNTPVTGDDIYLLNSESNGIKLPGFAPPKTMHNEGNYIVSMGNICRWLAEQAEQLGVEIFPGFPAQEVLYNEDGSVGGVITGDMGLDVDGNPKDSYMPGMELKAKYTVFAEGCRGHLGKELTAKFNLSDGKSPQHYGIGFKEIWDIDPQKHQPGLVVHTAGWPLDKETGGGGYLYHAENNQVFVGIIIDLNYKNPHLSPFDEFQRYKHHPKISQYLEGGKRVSYGARAIAKGGLNSLVKMTMPGAVMVGCDAGTLNFAKIKGNHTAMKSGMIAAETIFAALAGGDEGGKDLVAYEESFKNSWVYEELYSTRNFGPAMHKFGTFWGGVFNTVDQNFFNGKLPVNFKDESLDHDQLKLASESPVINYPKPDNKLSFDKLSSVFLSNTNHEEEQPCHLKLADKDIPIKVNLQKYGEPAQLYCPAGVYEVEKTEEGDKFIINAQNCIHCKTCDIKDPSQNITWVTPEGTGGPNYPNM, from the coding sequence ATGGAACGCGAATCGATGGAATTTGACGTTGTCATCGTAGGTGCAGGTCCGTCAGGACTGGCGACGGCATGCCGTTTAGCACAGATGGCACAGGAAAAAGAACAAGAGTTAATGATCTGCGTGGTCGAGAAAGGCTCGGAAGTTGGCGCACATATTCTCTCAGGCGCCGTATTCGAACCCCGTGCTATGGATGAGCTTTTCCCCGACTGGAAAGAAAAAGGTGCGCCGCTTAATACCCCGGTCACCGGTGATGACATTTATTTATTGAACAGCGAAAGCAACGGCATCAAGCTGCCGGGTTTTGCGCCGCCTAAAACCATGCATAATGAAGGCAACTATATTGTCAGCATGGGTAATATCTGCCGCTGGCTGGCAGAGCAGGCAGAACAACTGGGCGTTGAAATTTTCCCCGGCTTCCCGGCCCAGGAAGTGTTGTATAACGAAGACGGCAGTGTCGGCGGCGTTATTACCGGCGATATGGGCTTAGATGTCGACGGTAACCCGAAAGACTCTTATATGCCGGGTATGGAGCTTAAGGCGAAATACACGGTCTTTGCCGAAGGTTGTCGCGGCCATTTAGGTAAAGAGCTTACCGCTAAGTTTAACCTTAGCGACGGCAAGTCTCCTCAGCATTACGGGATCGGTTTTAAGGAAATCTGGGATATCGACCCACAAAAACATCAGCCGGGTTTAGTGGTACACACCGCAGGCTGGCCGCTGGATAAAGAAACCGGCGGTGGCGGATATCTTTACCATGCAGAAAACAACCAGGTGTTTGTCGGTATTATTATCGATTTAAATTACAAGAACCCGCATTTAAGTCCGTTTGATGAATTCCAGCGTTATAAACATCATCCGAAAATCAGCCAGTATCTGGAAGGGGGCAAACGTGTGTCTTACGGTGCCCGTGCCATTGCTAAAGGCGGTTTAAATTCTTTGGTGAAAATGACTATGCCCGGCGCCGTGATGGTCGGCTGTGACGCCGGTACCTTGAACTTTGCCAAGATCAAAGGTAACCATACCGCGATGAAGTCCGGCATGATAGCGGCGGAAACCATTTTTGCCGCCCTGGCCGGCGGCGATGAAGGCGGTAAAGATCTGGTCGCCTATGAAGAGAGCTTTAAGAATTCCTGGGTGTATGAAGAGTTATACAGCACACGTAACTTCGGCCCGGCGATGCATAAGTTCGGTACTTTCTGGGGCGGCGTGTTTAATACCGTCGATCAGAATTTCTTTAACGGTAAGTTGCCGGTGAACTTCAAGGACGAGTCTCTGGATCATGACCAGTTAAAACTGGCTTCTGAGTCTCCGGTGATCAATTATCCGAAGCCGGACAACAAGCTCAGCTTTGATAAGCTTTCTTCGGTGTTTTTATCCAATACCAACCATGAAGAAGAGCAGCCGTGTCACTTGAAACTGGCGGATAAAGATATTCCTATCAAGGTGAACCTGCAGAAATATGGCGAGCCGGCGCAGCTTTATTGTCCTGCCGGTGTCTATGAAGTGGAGAAAACAGAAGAGGGAGATAAGTTTATTATCAATGCTCAAAACTGTATCCACTGTAAGACCTGCGATATTAAAGATCCCAGCCAGAATATTACCTGGGTAACACCTGAAGGTACCGGCGGACCGAATTACCCGAATATGTAA
- a CDS encoding lipase family protein → MATISPRVASNIAAAAYNIKGPVPEGIALELDPETEKHFKFNLSKHVYTGTSGGFFCRQATGFVLIGQGHSVQHSDDHIIAIRGTDSLADALTDITCHSTNSDTGSCVHTGFQSSFASFRASLYAYFSQPGITNGNSIIHCVGHSLGGALATLTADWLKAEFKNTVYLYTFGSPRVGKKNFAIHHSARIDKMFRCVHGADPVPKMPVWPFYHAPISGREYILSRAQGIDTSAHSMKKGPAYIKTANHSDWESLHCQTASSVSQRVVLNYRNRTETTYSTFWADKIAAALMTLMIDGGAATTIASLQVMGTSIGTVYDIMAKTLVNIGKIVGLEEQLKAVLGYMLVFAGKGAYIPIEFTYKFIRWVFSVTIGRLQQAAKQALKQA, encoded by the coding sequence ATGGCCACCATCTCCCCACGCGTAGCATCAAATATTGCCGCTGCCGCTTATAATATTAAAGGGCCAGTTCCTGAAGGAATAGCATTGGAGCTTGACCCTGAAACCGAAAAACATTTCAAATTCAACTTATCAAAGCACGTTTATACCGGCACTTCGGGTGGTTTTTTCTGTCGCCAAGCAACTGGTTTTGTCTTAATAGGCCAAGGCCATAGTGTACAGCATAGTGATGATCATATTATCGCGATTCGCGGTACTGACTCCTTAGCCGACGCACTCACAGATATCACGTGCCATAGCACCAATAGTGATACCGGATCTTGTGTACATACAGGTTTTCAAAGTTCATTTGCATCTTTTAGAGCAAGCTTATATGCCTATTTTAGCCAGCCAGGAATTACTAACGGCAATAGTATTATCCATTGCGTGGGCCACAGCCTGGGTGGCGCGCTGGCTACCTTAACCGCAGATTGGCTTAAGGCTGAATTTAAAAATACCGTCTACTTGTATACTTTTGGCTCCCCCCGCGTAGGCAAGAAAAACTTCGCCATTCATCATAGCGCACGAATAGATAAAATGTTTCGCTGTGTACATGGGGCAGATCCTGTACCTAAAATGCCTGTATGGCCCTTTTATCACGCCCCGATTAGCGGTCGGGAATACATACTTTCCCGCGCTCAAGGCATAGATACCAGCGCACATTCTATGAAAAAAGGTCCAGCATATATTAAAACAGCAAATCATAGTGACTGGGAAAGTTTACACTGTCAGACGGCAAGCTCGGTAAGTCAACGTGTTGTGTTAAACTATCGAAATCGTACTGAGACCACCTATTCAACCTTTTGGGCAGATAAAATTGCTGCCGCCCTAATGACACTCATGATAGATGGCGGCGCAGCAACCACAATAGCTTCTTTGCAAGTTATGGGAACATCCATAGGCACTGTCTACGACATTATGGCCAAAACTCTAGTAAATATAGGAAAAATTGTAGGCCTTGAAGAACAGCTAAAAGCCGTATTAGGCTACATGCTGGTTTTTGCCGGTAAAGGGGCTTATATACCGATTGAATTTACCTATAAATTTATCCGCTGGGTATTTAGCGTCACTATCGGACGGTTACAACAAGCAGCTAAACAGGCACTAAAGCAAGCTTAA
- a CDS encoding DUF2884 family protein, which produces MKCLTFGFILTAFSCAAANAAPCNININHGIVINPKHIRVLDHDRTILQINTPRQLFIGGREVQLSEQQQALLGQYSSGIRKQVPEIVSIAINGLELGLKAVNKVIAGLTGENSAAHQKIQKKFREVEIRLHKRFNHSEQNYFIAPQDFDNFDDLFTGDFEVELEQVISASVGNLLHQVEQVINSKDQGLPGANNNGKSEQRPTSSSELKITSLDKHLAPFSQELKQEMGHHASILDEKTAQFCQGLIKLNKIEQELKQQIPQLSQFALIDTKS; this is translated from the coding sequence ATGAAGTGCCTTACCTTTGGCTTTATCCTTACCGCTTTCTCATGTGCCGCGGCGAATGCCGCGCCATGTAATATCAATATCAACCATGGTATCGTGATCAACCCCAAGCATATCCGCGTGCTTGATCATGACCGCACCATTTTGCAAATCAACACGCCCCGGCAGCTGTTTATCGGCGGCCGGGAAGTTCAGCTAAGCGAACAACAGCAGGCCCTGTTGGGGCAATATAGCTCGGGGATCCGCAAGCAGGTCCCGGAAATCGTCTCCATTGCCATCAACGGCCTGGAATTGGGGCTTAAAGCGGTCAATAAGGTCATCGCCGGCTTAACCGGGGAAAACAGCGCTGCCCATCAAAAAATTCAGAAAAAGTTCAGGGAAGTCGAGATACGCCTGCATAAAAGGTTTAACCACAGCGAGCAAAATTATTTTATCGCCCCGCAAGACTTCGACAATTTTGACGATTTATTTACCGGCGATTTTGAAGTTGAACTCGAACAAGTGATCTCCGCTTCGGTAGGCAACCTGTTACACCAGGTCGAACAAGTGATCAACAGCAAAGATCAAGGGCTTCCCGGCGCAAACAATAACGGCAAAAGCGAGCAAAGGCCAACCTCAAGCTCGGAGCTCAAAATAACAAGCCTGGACAAGCACCTGGCCCCCTTCTCTCAAGAGCTTAAGCAGGAAATGGGACATCATGCCAGTATCCTGGATGAAAAGACCGCACAATTTTGCCAGGGATTAATCAAACTTAATAAAATAGAGCAGGAGCTAAAACAGCAAATCCCCCAGCTTAGCCAGTTTGCCCTGATAGATACAAAAAGTTGA
- a CDS encoding DUF342 domain-containing protein — translation MSKASLVSNAKENIDLVLEPIKGGDAITEAGILELVAASQYTDLHVQKANIKNAVAELNDVLKPLQAGKTGREVRYQILERRNASVTVTVDSDAMTATAEITTALGGKHLSAKAILNAAQESGVKKGFIKEELVALAQKAAKEPAGTVVSSQIALGKMPINGQDARIKHLVQSAQARILKPKKREDGSVDMRDLGDIICVKIGDPLVQKVPLSQGKRGYKVTAEPLEPTPGNDIEMKCGEGTELSPKNGNILISKKVGLPKVIENGMEVDEVYKIKNVDVSTGHIIFEGSVIIDGDVSEGMKVTATGDITVGGFVESAILKAGGDITISGGIIGRKQDLETRQVTEVQMSVNINAKGNIYAKHCQYAEIYCDGDVRIENQLMHSIVDTGGKLWVGNEEKADGKLIGGFIKAVSSVHAGIVGATAGSNTLVHFERKLNTLREQLDDIETRLKNDSDKTNELKSATTKLKALPKDKANPEMLTKVVATYQFHAKRMGELLQEKQTLEQAIQDYMAKVYVEATEKLYHGVELTIGDFSDRSKREYGPSKMLFKDRKIHIEPIVHS, via the coding sequence ATGAGCAAGGCCAGTTTAGTCAGTAACGCCAAAGAGAATATCGACCTGGTATTAGAGCCGATCAAAGGTGGGGATGCAATTACCGAAGCCGGCATATTAGAATTAGTCGCCGCCTCGCAGTACACAGATCTTCATGTACAAAAAGCCAACATTAAAAATGCCGTTGCCGAGCTCAACGATGTTTTAAAACCTTTACAAGCGGGAAAAACCGGCAGAGAAGTTCGTTACCAGATCCTGGAGCGGCGCAATGCCAGCGTAACGGTCACTGTAGACAGTGACGCAATGACGGCAACCGCCGAAATCACCACAGCCCTTGGCGGTAAACACTTGTCCGCCAAAGCCATCCTCAATGCCGCACAAGAGTCCGGCGTGAAAAAAGGTTTTATCAAGGAAGAGCTGGTTGCCCTGGCGCAAAAAGCAGCCAAAGAACCGGCGGGCACTGTGGTTTCCAGCCAGATAGCCCTGGGGAAAATGCCCATCAACGGCCAGGACGCGAGAATCAAACATCTGGTGCAAAGTGCCCAGGCCCGTATTTTAAAACCGAAAAAACGCGAAGACGGCAGCGTCGACATGCGGGATTTAGGAGATATTATTTGTGTCAAAATCGGCGATCCGCTAGTGCAAAAAGTTCCCCTGTCTCAGGGTAAACGCGGTTATAAAGTTACCGCCGAGCCGCTAGAGCCGACCCCGGGCAATGATATCGAAATGAAGTGCGGTGAAGGCACCGAGCTGAGCCCTAAAAATGGCAATATCCTGATCTCCAAAAAAGTCGGCCTGCCCAAGGTGATTGAAAACGGCATGGAGGTTGATGAAGTCTATAAAATTAAAAATGTCGATGTCAGCACCGGCCATATCATTTTTGAAGGCAGTGTCATTATCGACGGCGATGTCAGTGAAGGCATGAAGGTCACGGCAACCGGCGATATCACCGTAGGCGGCTTTGTCGAATCGGCTATTTTAAAAGCCGGCGGCGACATCACCATTTCCGGCGGTATCATAGGACGCAAGCAAGATCTGGAAACCCGGCAGGTGACCGAAGTACAAATGAGCGTCAATATCAACGCCAAAGGGAATATTTACGCCAAGCATTGCCAATATGCGGAAATTTACTGCGATGGCGATGTCCGCATTGAAAATCAACTGATGCATTCCATTGTCGATACCGGCGGCAAGCTCTGGGTCGGCAATGAAGAAAAAGCCGACGGCAAATTAATCGGCGGCTTTATTAAGGCCGTGAGCTCAGTACATGCAGGCATAGTCGGCGCTACGGCGGGCAGCAATACCCTGGTCCATTTCGAAAGAAAACTTAACACATTAAGAGAGCAGCTTGATGATATTGAAACCCGTTTAAAAAATGATTCGGATAAAACCAATGAATTAAAGTCTGCCACCACGAAATTAAAAGCCTTACCCAAAGATAAGGCCAATCCTGAAATGTTGACCAAAGTCGTTGCCACTTATCAGTTCCATGCCAAACGTATGGGAGAACTGCTGCAGGAAAAGCAAACCTTAGAGCAGGCAATTCAGGACTATATGGCCAAGGTCTATGTCGAAGCCACCGAAAAGCTTTATCATGGCGTAGAACTGACCATAGGTGATTTCAGCGACCGCAGCAAACGGGAATATGGTCCAAGCAAGATGTTGTTTAAAGATAGAAAAATTCATATCGAGCCGATTGTGCATAGTTAA
- a CDS encoding DUF3103 family protein, which translates to MKKLPTSLMLLLSMTAFAGQASTITPAEAKPVSSQVKIKANLTTSKRLMAQDISRQYSKISSLLHSEITQYNLKVNVDNLLNANVMDTKQLQQADLSIKSAKGLESVTESLVELRLAHESMLAAWQAGESPLFAFAPEGNDSQWDYIEAYDVDGNIQLLDAYEMPERPVFVVGVDGQRSLKEGLQVMRSVFAGEGQVSKAALRSVSANASIMADDDSLSTTVIKKIRLNDDQEPWISGDAEIYGIVNGVDPSRDEPYLDIVDMPYLDNDGTTYSPNQIAIYWDRYRWSAADMILMEHDDGTNYKELATALLEAATAIMRLIPDPAVQGYAIIPQITNGIISAMPDAWFTNDDDYVDVYYTLFEGRTYNDHMGAGGNAKTSFEPLEIPSR; encoded by the coding sequence ATGAAAAAACTACCCACATCTTTAATGTTATTGCTATCAATGACGGCATTTGCCGGACAGGCCAGCACTATCACTCCAGCAGAAGCAAAGCCGGTTTCATCACAGGTAAAAATCAAGGCTAATCTAACCACAAGCAAACGCTTGATGGCACAGGATATTAGCCGTCAGTACAGCAAGATCTCATCGTTGCTGCACAGTGAAATCACCCAATACAACCTGAAAGTCAATGTTGATAACCTGCTTAATGCCAATGTTATGGATACCAAGCAGTTACAACAGGCTGATTTATCCATTAAGTCGGCGAAAGGTTTAGAGTCGGTTACTGAATCTCTGGTTGAATTGCGCCTGGCGCATGAATCCATGCTGGCGGCCTGGCAGGCGGGTGAATCCCCGTTGTTTGCTTTTGCGCCCGAAGGCAATGACAGCCAATGGGATTATATTGAAGCCTATGATGTTGACGGCAACATTCAATTGTTAGATGCCTATGAGATGCCTGAGCGTCCGGTATTTGTTGTTGGCGTCGACGGTCAGCGTTCATTAAAAGAAGGTCTGCAGGTGATGCGTTCGGTATTTGCCGGCGAGGGCCAGGTGAGTAAAGCTGCATTGCGCTCGGTATCGGCTAACGCCAGCATCATGGCCGACGATGACAGTTTATCGACCACAGTGATCAAAAAGATCCGTTTAAATGATGATCAGGAGCCCTGGATTTCCGGCGATGCCGAAATTTATGGCATAGTCAACGGCGTGGATCCGTCAAGAGATGAGCCTTACCTGGATATCGTCGATATGCCTTATCTGGATAACGACGGCACCACATACTCCCCGAACCAGATTGCTATTTACTGGGACAGATATCGCTGGAGTGCCGCGGATATGATCCTGATGGAGCATGATGACGGTACTAATTATAAAGAGCTGGCAACGGCCTTGTTGGAAGCAGCAACGGCGATTATGCGTTTAATCCCGGATCCGGCGGTTCAGGGATATGCCATTATTCCTCAGATCACCAACGGTATCATCAGTGCTATGCCGGATGCCTGGTTCACCAATGATGATGATTATGTTGATGTTTACTACACCTTGTTTGAAGGTCGTACGTATAATGATCATATGGGCGCCGGCGGTAATGCCAAGACGTCTTTTGAGCCACTGGAAATTCCCTCTCGTTAA
- a CDS encoding DUF6795 domain-containing protein — translation MSPQVLGRVTDKGQAVAGVRVTRKLIYEGYEKGKEQTEYAITDTDGRFSFERKVIKSRMPGDIFGQNMPVLQSIYIEKNIKDIQGDDYYFLWSTSKSWDPIQPLSDLLLQLNADLQNKKVKHLIDATDYGGLPRQVVGSICHWQGELISTYYNNELITSYDEIT, via the coding sequence ATGTCCCCTCAGGTACTCGGCCGAGTTACTGATAAAGGCCAGGCAGTGGCAGGAGTACGGGTAACTCGTAAACTTATTTATGAAGGCTACGAAAAAGGCAAAGAACAGACAGAATACGCAATAACCGATACTGATGGCAGATTTTCATTTGAGAGGAAAGTTATTAAATCACGGATGCCAGGTGATATCTTCGGCCAGAATATGCCGGTTTTACAATCCATTTATATTGAAAAAAATATAAAGGATATTCAGGGTGACGACTATTATTTTCTCTGGTCAACCAGTAAGAGCTGGGACCCAATCCAACCACTCTCTGATTTGTTACTACAGCTCAATGCCGACTTACAAAATAAAAAAGTAAAACATCTTATTGATGCCACGGATTATGGCGGCCTGCCACGGCAGGTCGTAGGTTCCATATGCCATTGGCAAGGAGAGCTGATCTCAACCTATTATAATAATGAACTGATTACTTCTTATGATGAAATAACCTGA
- a CDS encoding response regulator: MQSITSKELSILLVEPSDTQRKIIINELQQQGVSEISPAKSVEEAMAIMQRHPHDLIASAMYFEQGTALDLLREIRADDKFTDTAFMLVTSEHKREHLEEFKQSGVVALLPKPFTRDHLTSAINNTLDLLSVDELELDYFDVHEIRVLLVDDSRLARNHIKRVLNNLGLKKVTEAVDGSHAIKLLEDHMFDLVVTDFNMPEVDGRELTRYIREQSQQSHLPVVMVTSESQMAHLANIEQDGVNALCDKPFEPQYVKKLLYGLLEH, from the coding sequence ATGCAATCAATTACTTCAAAAGAGCTGTCAATCCTGTTGGTGGAACCATCGGATACCCAGCGCAAAATTATTATCAATGAATTGCAGCAGCAAGGGGTCAGTGAAATATCGCCGGCAAAATCCGTCGAAGAAGCCATGGCAATCATGCAGCGCCACCCCCATGACTTAATCGCCAGCGCCATGTATTTCGAGCAAGGCACGGCATTAGACTTACTGCGCGAAATTCGGGCTGACGATAAGTTTACCGATACCGCCTTTATGCTGGTCACCAGTGAGCACAAACGTGAACACCTGGAAGAGTTTAAGCAGTCCGGCGTGGTTGCCCTGCTGCCAAAACCTTTTACCCGTGACCACCTGACCTCCGCCATCAACAATACCCTGGATTTGCTGTCGGTGGACGAACTCGAGCTGGACTACTTTGATGTCCACGAGATCCGGGTGTTACTGGTGGATGACAGCCGCCTGGCACGCAATCATATCAAACGGGTATTGAATAACTTAGGCCTGAAAAAAGTCACCGAAGCCGTCGACGGCAGTCATGCGATCAAATTGCTCGAAGATCATATGTTTGATCTCGTGGTTACTGATTTTAATATGCCCGAAGTGGATGGCCGGGAGCTGACCCGCTATATCCGTGAACAAAGCCAGCAATCCCATCTGCCTGTGGTCATGGTCACCAGCGAAAGTCAAATGGCGCATTTGGCCAATATTGAGCAGGACGGCGTCAATGCCCTGTGCGACAAACCGTTTGAGCCCCAATACGTCAAAAAGCTGTTATACGGATTATTGGAACACTAG